One window of the Gammaproteobacteria bacterium genome contains the following:
- a CDS encoding class I SAM-dependent methyltransferase, with the protein MASSAAFATAHAYSPTFTILALARRIGAHIAQLHATRAHPQPVSIDATSNLHCQLMNDSLRKLAAPHADYKGRGADYAYARPDYPHAAIDLIPRGLGDPARLVVADVGAGTGIGSRLLADRGARVTAVEPSASMREAAEPHARVIFRDAAAEHTPLSKASVDLVTCFQAFHWFKPGATLGECRRMLKPGGRLAVAWNRNVPDDEFLADFRRIVSKARPGAAPGNKHRAPVQSLMSDPRFDHVRRHKVPHSRALDLPGLIGYAQSKSYVPREGQAHRQLIADLRALHGRWADASGEVHFALRTIVYLAEAGAPRDMGQSQAIARTRLPETCLKMWDGSKLLDCYGQPVAGRGRTPFLTSTSRAWLWRIAMPVLS; encoded by the coding sequence GTGGCGAGCAGCGCCGCGTTCGCCACCGCGCACGCCTATTCGCCGACCTTTACCATACTGGCGCTCGCGCGCCGTATCGGCGCGCACATCGCGCAGCTACACGCGACGCGAGCGCATCCGCAACCGGTATCGATCGATGCCACTTCTAACTTACATTGCCAGCTTATGAATGACTCGTTACGCAAACTGGCCGCGCCGCATGCTGACTACAAGGGGCGCGGCGCGGATTACGCCTACGCGCGGCCCGATTATCCACACGCGGCGATAGATTTGATTCCGCGCGGGCTAGGCGATCCCGCGCGGCTCGTCGTCGCCGACGTTGGTGCGGGTACCGGCATCGGCTCGCGTCTATTGGCCGACCGCGGCGCGCGCGTCACCGCGGTGGAGCCCAGCGCCTCGATGCGGGAAGCCGCCGAGCCGCACGCGCGGGTCATATTTCGCGACGCCGCCGCCGAACATACGCCGCTGTCCAAGGCATCTGTCGATCTGGTCACCTGCTTTCAGGCGTTCCACTGGTTCAAGCCAGGGGCGACGCTTGGCGAGTGCCGCCGTATGCTGAAACCCGGCGGTCGGCTGGCGGTAGCCTGGAATCGCAATGTTCCGGACGACGAATTTCTCGCTGACTTCCGGCGCATCGTGAGTAAGGCCAGGCCAGGCGCCGCGCCGGGGAACAAGCATCGCGCGCCCGTGCAGTCGCTCATGTCCGACCCGCGCTTCGATCACGTACGGCGGCACAAGGTCCCGCACAGCCGGGCGCTGGATCTACCCGGTCTGATCGGATACGCGCAGAGCAAATCCTACGTGCCGCGCGAAGGCCAGGCGCACCGGCAACTTATCGCCGATCTGCGCGCGCTGCACGGCCGCTGGGCGGACGCTAGCGGCGAGGTGCACTTTGCCTTGCGCACCATAGTCTATCTCGCCGAGGCAGGCGCGCCGCGCGATATGGGGCAGAGCCAGGCGATTGCCAGGACGCGTTTACCGGAAACTTGCCTGAAAATGTGGGATGGTTCCAAGCTGCTAGACTGTTACGGCCAACCTGTCGCTGGCCGTGGGCGCACGCCTTTTCTCACATCGACTTCTCGCGCCTGGCTCTGGAGAATAGCGATGCCCGTACTCTCCTGA